One Sulfitobacter sp. M39 genomic window, AACCCCGTGCCAAACTGACCGCCACGGCTGAAAAGCGTTTGCGGGTGTTGGGCAGCCTCGACACGCTTGGGGCAGGCTTTACGCTGGCGTCGCAGGATCTCGACATTCGGGGTGCGGGCAACCTGCTGGGCGAGGAACAATCCGGCCAGATGCGCGACGTGGGGTTCGAGCTATATCAATCCATGCTGGAAGACGCGATTGCCAAAATCAAGTCAGGCGAGCTGGAAGGCGTGATCGACGACGATGGGCAGTGGGCACCGCAGATCAATCTGGGCGTGCCGGTGCTGATCCCCGAGAATTACGTCCCTGATCTGGATGTGCGCCTTGGGCTCTACCGTCGCCTGTCCGAACTGACCACCAAGGTCGAGCTGGAAGGCTTTGCTGCCGAGCTGATCGATCGTTTCGGCAAGCTGCCGAAAGAGGTGAACACGCTGATGCTGGTCGTGCGGATCAAGGCGATGTGCAAACGCGCCGGTATTGCCAAGCTGGATGGCGGGCCCAAAGGCGTCACGATCCAGTTCCACAACGACAAATTCGCCTCACCCGAGGGGTTGGTCACCTTCATTCAGGACCAACGCGGGCTGGCAAAGGTCAAAGAGAACAAGATCGTCGTCAAGCGTGACTGGAAAACCGATGCGGATAAGATCAAAGGGGCCTTTGCCATCGCCCGTGATCTGGCAGAGCATGTGATCGCCAAGGAAAAGAAGGCCAAGAAAGCAAAAGCCTGACCCGTTGCCGGATCAGGCTTTCACAACCGTCGGTCGTCAGGACGCGCCGCTTTAGGTGTACAGCGACGGCACTCCCATCTGGGCGTGGATCTCGTTTACCGCAGCGGGCTGCATGCCATAAGCGCTGGCCAGCTTGTGCAGATATTGCGCCTCTTCCTGCGTATCCAGATCAATTGCCAGCAGCGACATCGCATAGATTTGCGGGCCCATGCCGTCGGGTGTCTGGGCGACCAGCGCGTCGACATCCACAGGAGCTTCCATCTGGCCTTGCACGAATGCGGCCTCGTCGGCGTCCACGTCGCCCAGATGGTTCAGCAGCTTTTCACGCTCGTTCTCATCAAAAGTGCCGTCGGATTTCGCGGCTTGGATCATCGCGGCGATCATCAGCGCGGCAGTGGCCTCTTGATCGCGCGAGGGCGTGATCTCGGGGGCAGGGTTGCTATCGAATTGCGAGTTCAGCACCGCGCCAAAGTCTGCCTCTGGCCGTTCGGGGGCTTTTTGGCTGGCACCGCCCAGGCTGGACAGCAGACCGCCCGCACCTGCGGCACCGGCAAGCCCACCCAGTAGCCCGCCAAGGCCGCCCGAGCTGCCCGAAGTGCTGGTGCCTGTGCCGCCGCCAAGATGGTTCAGCAAACCGCCCAAGCCGCCGCTGCTGGCACCGGACGATCCGCCCATCAATCCGCCTAGCATATCTTGCAGGTTACCGCCCGAGCCGCCCGTGCTGCCGCCGGTCAGACCACCCAGCAATCCGCCCAGTCCGCCGCCGCTGCTGGCGCTGCCGGTTGTGGATTTATTCTTGTTCATCATGGCGCTGGCCCCTTTGGCCACAGCCACGCCGATCGCCACTTTGGCCAATGTTTTCATCAAGCTCATTATCGATAATCCTTTTGGGTCAAATCGCCTGCAAGTCTGTTGCAGTTTACTGTGCAAAACAACCAAAAGATCGCGGGGGTTCCCGCTTGTCGACATGCTTGACGGCGGGGCAACGGGCGGCAGGTGCAACCCGATTGCCATTCAAGTGCCGCAGAAGGTGGCCGGCACGATCTCCTGCGTCGTCGGCGCGCGGTGCAGATCGGTGTCGGTTTCGCGGTACGGGCGTGCAAGCGCTGTCATCAGCCGGTGGAACGGGTCCATATCACCAGCGACGGCGGCGTTGATCATCGCCTCTATCCGGTGGTTGCGGGGGATCACGGCGGGGTTGGCGGCATCCATTACCGATTTAGGGTCAGGCTCGGCCGCGATACGCTGCTGCCACGCATCGCGCCAGTTGGCAAAGGCCGCGCGGTCGGTGAACTGGCCGGCGGCGTCATCGCCTGACAGCGCGCGGAAAGCATTGGTAAAATCCGCGCCATCCGTTTGCATCATAGACAATAGCGCATCGATCAGCGCAGTATCGTCAGCCTTGGGCGTCGTGATCCCGATCTTGGCGGCAAAGCGTTTGAGCCAGGCTTGCTCGATCAGCGCGGGCATGGCGTGCACGATCTCTGTCGCCTCGGCCACACCGCTTTTGGGATCATCAAGCTGCTGCAACAACGAGGTTGCGAGCTGCGCCATATTCCACACGACGATCTGCGGCTGATTGGCATAGGCATAGCGCCCCTGACGGTCGATGGAGCTGAACACACGGTTGGGGTGGAACGCATCCATGAAGGCGCAGGGGCCGTAATCAATCGTCTCGCCCGAGATGGCGCAGTTGTCGGTGTTCATCACCCCGTGGATAAAGCCCACAGACATCCACGCCGCGACCAGATCAGCCTGCGCTGCGCAGACCGCGCGCAGCAGGCCCAAGGGCCCGTCTGCCTGCGGGTAGTGCCGCTGGATCGCATAGTCGGTGAGGCGGCGCAGGTTTTCAACCTCGCCCCGATGGGCAAAGACCTGAAACGTTCCCACACGCAGATGGCTTGCGGCGACACGGGTCAGCACGGCACCGGGCAAGGCGGTTTCGCGAAAGACATCCTCGCCACTTTGCACAGCGGCCAAGGCGCGGGTGGTGGGGATGCCAAGGGCGTGCATCGCCTCGGACACCACATATTCACGCAAGACCGGCCCAAGCCAGGCCCGCCCGTCGCCGCCACGGGAATAGGGCGTGCGCCCTGATCCTTTCAGCTGGATATCGCGGCGCTGGCCCTTTGCATCCAGCACCTCACCCAAGAGGATCGCGCGACCATCGCCAAGCTGCGGGTTGTAATTGCCGAACTGATGCCCCGCATAAAGCTGCGCCAGCGGGTCGGCACCGGTGGGAAGTTCGTTCCCGCCGAAGATAAAGGCCAGATCCTCGGTCGATCCGTGGGTGATCCCCAGGGTCTTTGCCAGCGGCGCGTTGTACGCCAGCAGTTTGGGGTCTGCCACCGGAGTCGGGGTGGTGCGGGTGAAAAAGCCAGCGGGCAAAGCCGCGTAGCTGTTATCGAAGGGGGCTGATAATGTCATAGGGCAGATATAGGGGCCGCGGCTCCACCTTGCCAGCCCGCGTCAGAATTTGCGCGACATGAACATGTAGTTTTCACGGGGGCGAAAGCCTGCACGGTGGTAAAGCTTCTGCGCTATCTCGTTGCTACGCTCTACCTCAAGATGGATCGCGCGCAGACCGCCGCCCGCCAGCGCATTTGGGACGGCCAGCAATGCCTCTGTCGCGATGCCACGGCCACGCACGCCGGGGCGCACGTAGATTTCATCGATGATCGCGTCCAGACCGCCGAATTCAACCGACCAGCCGAAGGTGATGATGATATAGCCGATGGGCGCACGGGCTGGGCCGATCAGATAGGCCACCCCATAGGGTGTCCCTTCCAGCAGCGGTGCCAGCCCGTTGCGGCGGTCATCATCCGTCTGCTCGATCCCCGTCTCGGCGTGAAAGCTGCCCACGAGGGCCACGAGACGGTCCAGATGCTCTGGCTTGGCAAGGGTGAAGGCCGCGCTCATAGACGGGCCAGCCGTTCGGTCAGCAGGGCAAAGAAGCCGTCAGAGTCCAGATCGCCCATAAAGGTCGCATTGGGGGCGCGGTCGGTCACGCCCCACCAATCGGCGACGGTCATGCCCATGGTAAGCTCTGACTCTGTCTCGATCTCGACGTTGATGTGGCGGCCTTTGAACAGATCGGGGTTGATCAGATAGGCGGTGACGCAAGGGTCATGCAGCGGCGCGCCGTCGGAGCCGTATTTCTCTTTGTCGAACCGTTCGAAGAAATCGGTCATTTCCGCCACGGCGATGCCCACAGGCGTGCCAAGGGCGCGGAAGGCGTCGTTGCGCGCTTTGGTCACCAGCGCCTTATGGGTGACGTCCAGCGGCATCACAACGATAGGAGCGCCGGATTTAAACACGATATCAGCAGCTTGCGGATCGACGTAGATGTTGAACTCTGCCGTTGGGGTGATGTTGCCCCCTTCGAAATAGCCGCCGCCCATCAGCACGATCTTGGCGATGCGATCGGCGATATCGGGTGCTTTTTGCAACGCGGTGGCGATATTGGTCAGCGGCCCCAGCGGGCATAGCGTGACGGTTCCCGGAGCGTTATCGCGCAGGGTGTCGATGATGAAATCCACGGCATGGCCTTCAGCCATCGGCATCGTAGGGTCGGGCAGATCGGGGCCGTCCAACCCGGTCTTGCCGTGCACATGCTCTGCCGTGACCAGCGCGCGGCCCAGCGGGCGGTCGCATCCGGCAAAGACTTTGACATCCCGTTTGCCGGCCAATTCGCACACGATCCGCGCGTTACGCGAGGTGAGGTCCAGCGGCACATTACCCGCGACGCAGGTGATCCCCAGAACATCAAGCTCTTCGGGGCTGGCCAAAGCGACAAGGATCGCTACGGCGTCATCCTGACCGGGGTCCGTGTCGATAATTATCTTGCGCGGTGTCATGGGCTCTCCTGTCTTGGCTGTGCCAGAGCCTTGCCGCAAGTGCCGCGACTTGTCCAGCAGGCACGGGCGGTCCTAGCTGCGTTCCGCCCGTTTTACATCCTCCCACAAGGCATCCATCTCGGCCAGATCACTGTCCGAGGGCGATTTACCTCGTGCGGCCAACCGTTCCTCTACACCGTTGAAGCGACGAATGAATTTGGCGTTGGCGGCGCGCAGGGCGGCTTCGGGTTCGACCCCAAGATGCCGGCCTAGATTGGCCATGACGAACATCAGATCACCGTATTCCTCGGTTACCTCGGCCTGGGTCAGAGTCTCGCGCGCCTCGACCAGTTCGGTTGCTTCTTCGGTGATCTTGGCGATCACGTCATCCACTTGCGGCCAGTCAAACCCCACTCGGGCCGCCCGTTTTTGCAGCTTGTAGGCGCGCAGCAGTGCAGGCAGGCCAACGGCCACGCCGTCAAGCGTCCGCCCTTGGGACTTGCCCGCGCGTTCTGCCGCCTTGATCTTTTCCCAATCCGCGGTCTGCTGCTCGGCCGATTTATCGCGGCTTTCATCGCCGAAAACATGCGGGTGCCGCGCGACCATCTTGTCCGAGATATTGCGCACCACCGTCTGAAAGCTGAACCGCCCGTCCTCTTCTCCCATAGCCGTGTGATAAACGGTCTGGAGCAGCAGATCGCCCAACTCTCCCTCAAGCTCGGGCCAGTCGCGACGCTCGATCGCATCGGCGACTTCATACGCTTCTTCAATGGTATAGGGGGCGATGCTGTCGAAATCCTGTTCGATATCCCAAGGGCATCCGGTTTGCGGGTCGCGCAGGCGGCGCATGATTTCCAGCAAGCGTTCGATCCCGGCGTCGCGATCGTGGATCAACGCATCATTTCTTGTCTCGGCCATTGCAGCCCCCATGTGTCTGATGTCAGATGCAACCTGACCAACATCCCCACAGGAGTCCAGTAATGCCCGTCGTGAACCGTATCGCGGATTATGCCCCCCAGATGACAGAATGGCGCAGATATCTGCACACGATTCCGGAACTGGGGAACGACTGCTTCAAGACCGCGGCTTTCGTGGCGGAACGTCTGCGCGAATTCGGCGTGGACGAGCTGCACGAAGGCTTTGCCACCACGGGCATCGTCGCCATCATCAACGGTCAGGCCGAGGGGCCGACCATCGGGCTGCGCGCCGACATGGATGCGCTGCCGATCCCCGAGGAAACCGGGCTGGACTATGCCAGCACCCACGCAGGCAAGATGCACGCCTGCGGGCACGACGGGCATACAACGATGCTGCTGGGGGCGGCGAAATATCTGGCGGAAACGCGCAATTTCGCGGGCCGCGTGGCGCTGATCTTCCAACCCGCTGAAGAAACCGGCGGAGGGGCCGAGGTGATGGTCGAGGAAGGGATCCTTGATCGCTTCGACATCGGCCAGGTCTATGCGCTGCACAATGCGCCCGGCTTTGAGAAAGGGGGCTTTTACACATCCCCCGGCGCGATGATGGCGGCGGTCGATGAATTTCACATCTACATCAAGGGCTTGGGCGGTCATGGCGCCACACCGCATCTGACCCGCGATCCGGTCGTCGCCGCCTGTGGCATTGCGACAGCATTGCAGACCATCGTCAGCCGCAACCACTATGCACAGGATGATCTTGTCGTTTCGGTCACGCAGATCCACACGGGCACCACCGACAACGTGATCCCCGAGACAGCCTATATCAACGGCACGGTACGCAGCTTTGACAAAGAGGTGCAGGCCATGGTGATCCGGCGGATGGAGCAGATCGTCGCCGGACAAGCCGCCAGCTATGATGTCAGTGCGACACTGGAATATGAAAAGGGCTATCCCGCCACAGTGAACACCCCAGAAGAGGCCGGATTTGCCGCCTCCGTTGCCACCGAGATTGCGGGCGAGGACCGCGTGATTGCCGATAATGGCCGCGAGATGGGGGCCGAGGATTTTAGTTATATGCTCGAAAAACGCCCCGGTGCCTATTTGTTCATCGGGCAGGGTGACACCGCAGGGCTGCACCACGCCGCCTATAACTTCGACGATGAGATCGCGCCTGTGGGTGCATCCTTTTTTGCCCGCATCGTCGAGCGGGCCCAACCACTAGGAGCCAAATAACATGGGTTTGGAAGACGCTAAAAACCAGGTTGATCAAGCCTTTACCCGCGATGATCTAAAAGGGCCGAGCTTCGAGAACGCCTTTGGCGGGGCCACGTCCTTTCTGCGCCGGCGCTATACCAAAGACCTGCGCGGCGTGGACATCGCCGTGACCGGCGTGCCCTTTGATCAGGCCGTGACCAACCGTACCGGCACCCGTCTGGGCCCGCGCGCGATCCGCGAAGCGTCTTCCTTGCAGCCCTACGACCCGCCCTATGGCTGGGATTTCGACGTGCTGAGCGAGTTTGCCATCGCCGACTATGGCGATCTGGCGTTCGACTATGGTCACACAAGCCAGTTTCCCGCCGCTTTAACAAGCCATATCAAAGGGATACTGGACGCAGGTGCAGCAAGTGTGACCCTGGGCGGAGACCACTACATCA contains:
- a CDS encoding GNAT family N-acetyltransferase, which gives rise to MSAAFTLAKPEHLDRLVALVGSFHAETGIEQTDDDRRNGLAPLLEGTPYGVAYLIGPARAPIGYIIITFGWSVEFGGLDAIIDEIYVRPGVRGRGIATEALLAVPNALAGGGLRAIHLEVERSNEIAQKLYHRAGFRPRENYMFMSRKF
- the mazG gene encoding nucleoside triphosphate pyrophosphohydrolase, whose protein sequence is MAETRNDALIHDRDAGIERLLEIMRRLRDPQTGCPWDIEQDFDSIAPYTIEEAYEVADAIERRDWPELEGELGDLLLQTVYHTAMGEEDGRFSFQTVVRNISDKMVARHPHVFGDESRDKSAEQQTADWEKIKAAERAGKSQGRTLDGVAVGLPALLRAYKLQKRAARVGFDWPQVDDVIAKITEEATELVEARETLTQAEVTEEYGDLMFVMANLGRHLGVEPEAALRAANAKFIRRFNGVEERLAARGKSPSDSDLAEMDALWEDVKRAERS
- a CDS encoding protein adenylyltransferase SelO; this encodes MTLSAPFDNSYAALPAGFFTRTTPTPVADPKLLAYNAPLAKTLGITHGSTEDLAFIFGGNELPTGADPLAQLYAGHQFGNYNPQLGDGRAILLGEVLDAKGQRRDIQLKGSGRTPYSRGGDGRAWLGPVLREYVVSEAMHALGIPTTRALAAVQSGEDVFRETALPGAVLTRVAASHLRVGTFQVFAHRGEVENLRRLTDYAIQRHYPQADGPLGLLRAVCAAQADLVAAWMSVGFIHGVMNTDNCAISGETIDYGPCAFMDAFHPNRVFSSIDRQGRYAYANQPQIVVWNMAQLATSLLQQLDDPKSGVAEATEIVHAMPALIEQAWLKRFAAKIGITTPKADDTALIDALLSMMQTDGADFTNAFRALSGDDAAGQFTDRAAFANWRDAWQQRIAAEPDPKSVMDAANPAVIPRNHRIEAMINAAVAGDMDPFHRLMTALARPYRETDTDLHRAPTTQEIVPATFCGT
- a CDS encoding nucleoside hydrolase; amino-acid sequence: MTPRKIIIDTDPGQDDAVAILVALASPEELDVLGITCVAGNVPLDLTSRNARIVCELAGKRDVKVFAGCDRPLGRALVTAEHVHGKTGLDGPDLPDPTMPMAEGHAVDFIIDTLRDNAPGTVTLCPLGPLTNIATALQKAPDIADRIAKIVLMGGGYFEGGNITPTAEFNIYVDPQAADIVFKSGAPIVVMPLDVTHKALVTKARNDAFRALGTPVGIAVAEMTDFFERFDKEKYGSDGAPLHDPCVTAYLINPDLFKGRHINVEIETESELTMGMTVADWWGVTDRAPNATFMGDLDSDGFFALLTERLARL
- a CDS encoding M20 aminoacylase family protein; translation: MPVVNRIADYAPQMTEWRRYLHTIPELGNDCFKTAAFVAERLREFGVDELHEGFATTGIVAIINGQAEGPTIGLRADMDALPIPEETGLDYASTHAGKMHACGHDGHTTMLLGAAKYLAETRNFAGRVALIFQPAEETGGGAEVMVEEGILDRFDIGQVYALHNAPGFEKGGFYTSPGAMMAAVDEFHIYIKGLGGHGATPHLTRDPVVAACGIATALQTIVSRNHYAQDDLVVSVTQIHTGTTDNVIPETAYINGTVRSFDKEVQAMVIRRMEQIVAGQAASYDVSATLEYEKGYPATVNTPEEAGFAASVATEIAGEDRVIADNGREMGAEDFSYMLEKRPGAYLFIGQGDTAGLHHAAYNFDDEIAPVGASFFARIVERAQPLGAK
- a CDS encoding DUF533 domain-containing protein, yielding MSLMKTLAKVAIGVAVAKGASAMMNKNKSTTGSASSGGGLGGLLGGLTGGSTGGSGGNLQDMLGGLMGGSSGASSGGLGGLLNHLGGGTGTSTSGSSGGLGGLLGGLAGAAGAGGLLSSLGGASQKAPERPEADFGAVLNSQFDSNPAPEITPSRDQEATAALMIAAMIQAAKSDGTFDENEREKLLNHLGDVDADEAAFVQGQMEAPVDVDALVAQTPDGMGPQIYAMSLLAIDLDTQEEAQYLHKLASAYGMQPAAVNEIHAQMGVPSLYT